The region TTTCTTTATTACTCGAGAAAAGTTCAAATACTAACCTGTATGAATAATATGAAACTAAACCAATCAATATTCTTGGTAGAACAGAAACTAAAGGATTAACAAAAGCAAAAGACAATATGTTTGGCCTTAAAAGTGCTTGAATTATACTAGATACGCCAAATATCAAACCTATAACCATTCCTGCAATAGGTCCCTCCAATATTGCCCCAATTATAACTGGAATATGCATAGTTGTTGCATTCGCTGGAGGAATAGGGATAAATCCCAATGGAGTAAATCCTAGAACAAAAGAAATACCAGATAACAACGATATAGTTACCAAGCGTTTGGTTTTTGATCTCATGCTTTTTCTCCTTTTAATGTGAAAAGTTAGCTACATACATTTAACTATTTTAAATAATTGTCAAACCACGCGGTAATCTCTTTTAATCTTCTTACTCGATGTTTTGGTTTTCCACTTCTGCTCAACTCATGATTTTCTCCTCTGAACATAACCAATTTTGATTCCACGCCATTGTATTTGAGTGAAGTGAACATCTGCAATCCTTCAGCCAACCAACAACGGTAATCTTCTTCCGAATGTATAAAAAGAGTTGGAGTTTTAACGTTATCTGCGTATTTCATAGGTGAGTGGAACCATAACTTTTCATAATCACTCCAGGGAGTGGCTGCTTGTTGATCTTCAACGAAATAGTAACCGATATCGGTAGTGCCAAACTTGGAAATCCAATTTGCTATACTTCTTTGAGAAACGGCAGCCTTGAACCTATCAGTATGTCCAATTACCCAGTTGGTCATATAACCACCATAAGAACCACCTGTTACCCCTATTCTATTTTCGTCTATGAAAGAGAACTTTTCCAATACTTTATCAACAAAGTCCATTATGTCTTCATAGTCTATTGTTCCATACTTTCCTCTGATATCTGCAAACTCATCCCCTCTTCCATCACTTCCTCGGGGATTACAAAACATAACAACATAACCCTCATTTGCCCAATACTGCATTTCATGGAAAAAAACATCTCCACCATAAACGGTTTTTGGGCCACCATGAATATCTAAGATTGCGGGGTATTTCTTGTTCTCTTCAAAATTAACAGGTTTCATAACCCATCCTTCAATTTCTATTTCACCTTTACCGAGAAAGGTTATTCTTTCTGGCTTAGATAAAGTTTTTTCTTTCATTATCCATTCATTGAAAGTAGTTAGTTGTCTCTCTTCATTGCCTGCTAATTCGTATAGTTCTTGAAGTTTAACATCTCTCATCCCCACAAAGATGATACGATCTTTAAATACATCAAAACCATCAACGGATCCGCTTTGTGTTGTCAATTTTTCTCTCTTGCCCTTCTCATCTATTCTATTTATGAAAGAATTTCCATACTCTGTGGTTTCAAAATAAAGGTAATCGTTCTCCACTTTGAATTCACTATTAGAACCATATCTACAATCAGAGCCTACAGAACTCCAAGTACTATAATCAAAATCAGTTTGAATTTGTTTTACTTCTTTTGTTTGTAAATCCATCAAATAAAACTTGGGGTTTTCGTTGATTCCGTACTCTTTCATGTTGGAACCTAAGAAGATTATTTTCTCCTTGAGAAAGTCTGCATATACGTAATTGAAAGGGTCTTCGTGAGTTAATTTTTCAAAACTTTCTTTCTTTAAGTCGTATAAATAAAGATCGGATCTTATTTCCATTTTATCTTTAAAAGTATTGGAAATAAAAAGCATTAAATCTTTTCCTTTATTCAATTTAAAACCTTCTACGTTTGTCAATTCATCCGTTATTGGGGTAATTTTTTTATCTTTTAACGTATAAATGTATAATCTATTCCTTTTCTTGTTGGTAAATCCCCTCCCATTCGACCAGAAAGGTATTTCATCTAAAACTTCGTAATCTTTTTCTTCTTTGAGCTTATCCAATTCCTTTTCTTTTTCTTCCTTTGAAAGGCTCTCCAAATTCTTATATTTCGGATCGTAAATACCAGTTACAACAAACTTATCTTTAGATATGGGTTCGATATCTGATGCAAAGAACGGAAGTTCAAAATATTTTTGAGCCTCTCCTCCTTTGATGTTTATTATATAATAAATTGTAAAAGGTTCTCCTTTTTCCTTTCTCTTTTTATCTTTTTCTTCTCTCACCGTTGAAAAGATGATATTTTCATTGTCTAACCATAGATAAGAACTTTCTTGATTGAAAGTGGTGAGCTTGTTGATCGTTTTATTATCAACATTGTAAAGCCATATGTTTGATAGATACTTGTTTTCATCTACATCCATCTCAGAGACAACAAAAGCTAAGTTTTTACCATCCGGTGAAAATTTAGTGTTCGATATAAATTTGTACTTTGTAAAATCCTCTAAAGCTAACTTCTCCATTATGCAACCTCCTCGCAAAATATAATTATTACTGTCATTAGAAACTCTAATACTTAAACTTTTTTAAAATCAAAACCTAATTTTCAGTTTGATAGATCTTTGGTTGAGATATTTCAACAAAAGGATCATTTTGAAATATTAAAGCGTTACTTTCCATACTTTCTTGCCTATCAACGTTGTCTATAATTTCTGGACCATAGGTAAGCTGATACAAAGAGTAATTATAAGGGATACCTATTTCTCTCAACCTTTTAATATCTCTCAACCAATCTGGTTCTTCAACTGGGGCATCTGATGAAATAAAAAGAGGCACTTGTGAACTGTATAAATCATAAAATCTAAAGGCATCTTTTACCCTTTCACCCAATCTATCTTCAATAAAAACCTTATCGGATTCTATGAATTGAGGTTGTATATCTACAATAAGATTATTTTTTTTAATTCTTTCTATTTGATTAGATCTAAGCACTATAGCATGAATTATTCTATGCCTTAATTTAGGATTGACCTTTTCAAAAACTCGTAAAATTTGTTCTATAGCCCCATCTCCTATAGCATGAGCAGCTAAATGAAGCCCATTGTCTTCACAAAACTCAACGACGGAAGTTAGCTCAGCATCTTCCCATAATTTTTCCCCGTACGTATCAAAATCGTTGTACTTATTAAGCAACAAAGCTGTTCGTGCTCCTAGGGAACCATCCAAATATATTTTAACACATTTGAATTCTTTAAAATACCCTGATT is a window of Petrotoga olearia DSM 13574 DNA encoding:
- a CDS encoding ECF transporter S component — translated: MRSKTKRLVTISLLSGISFVLGFTPLGFIPIPPANATTMHIPVIIGAILEGPIAGMVIGLIFGVSSIIQALLRPNILSFAFVNPLVSVLPRILIGLVSYYSYRLVFELFSSNKEKVSKWRDSVSIGVSAALGTFTNTAGVLGMMYLLFADRIATAMGVAREAVGGVVLAIGLTNGIPEIIIAILITVGVIRAVKKAGY
- a CDS encoding S9 family peptidase, which produces MEKLALEDFTKYKFISNTKFSPDGKNLAFVVSEMDVDENKYLSNIWLYNVDNKTINKLTTFNQESSYLWLDNENIIFSTVREEKDKKRKEKGEPFTIYYIINIKGGEAQKYFELPFFASDIEPISKDKFVVTGIYDPKYKNLESLSKEEKEKELDKLKEEKDYEVLDEIPFWSNGRGFTNKKRNRLYIYTLKDKKITPITDELTNVEGFKLNKGKDLMLFISNTFKDKMEIRSDLYLYDLKKESFEKLTHEDPFNYVYADFLKEKIIFLGSNMKEYGINENPKFYLMDLQTKEVKQIQTDFDYSTWSSVGSDCRYGSNSEFKVENDYLYFETTEYGNSFINRIDEKGKREKLTTQSGSVDGFDVFKDRIIFVGMRDVKLQELYELAGNEERQLTTFNEWIMKEKTLSKPERITFLGKGEIEIEGWVMKPVNFEENKKYPAILDIHGGPKTVYGGDVFFHEMQYWANEGYVVMFCNPRGSDGRGDEFADIRGKYGTIDYEDIMDFVDKVLEKFSFIDENRIGVTGGSYGGYMTNWVIGHTDRFKAAVSQRSIANWISKFGTTDIGYYFVEDQQAATPWSDYEKLWFHSPMKYADNVKTPTLFIHSEEDYRCWLAEGLQMFTSLKYNGVESKLVMFRGENHELSRSGKPKHRVRRLKEITAWFDNYLK
- a CDS encoding amidohydrolase family protein gives rise to the protein MFKLSRNGKFKFVSTKHNKQIFVTPLITDSHLHILGLGEKLSQPTLEKKKLSEIKSIIEEIVSKRPYKIVLRGWTEEFANPNKYFLDSINREIPIMLVRRCGHFAVVNSKVFESIDFSDSSNYVDFEEGKIKESAIDKFYKTFGPFTDVKNNYETSKKYLKNKGYGFVHSDDLHGIYKDNLPFVHDNEFFVYEKVAIKDYNELSKYYESGYFKEFKCVKIYLDGSLGARTALLLNKYNDFDTYGEKLWEDAELTSVVEFCEDNGLHLAAHAIGDGAIEQILRVFEKVNPKLRHRIIHAIVLRSNQIERIKKNNLIVDIQPQFIESDKVFIEDRLGERVKDAFRFYDLYSSQVPLFISSDAPVEEPDWLRDIKRLREIGIPYNYSLYQLTYGPEIIDNVDRQESMESNALIFQNDPFVEISQPKIYQTEN